Genomic segment of Candoia aspera isolate rCanAsp1 chromosome 2, rCanAsp1.hap2, whole genome shotgun sequence:
gactggtcctcaaacctGCAGCCGTCACAACATCCTGCAGCacttgatcacaatttgtgaccatCATAGATGGCAtctaacaagcagagtcaatggagaagccggcaggaagtctcacgttgtggtcacatgatgtcacacttagcaatccacagtgattcacttaatgaccacagcagaactgACATAAGTCAGGTATAGTCACgtgacatttcacttaacaaccatgttgcttagcgacggagttgctggtcccaattgcagttggaaggtgaggactacctgtgctcaTTATTCATAATTACATGGGTTAGTAGGAGGTCAAGTAAGACTTTGAATGTAGCTAGTTATCAATGTGTACATTTGACACTTATTGTTTTATAATTTCTATAAACCATTCTAGAGGTTCTAGATATTATACAGTTAAgattacaatacaatacaaataatgcaataaaatacaaataagccAATATCACTAGTGGTGAagatcttacaggtagtcctcaattaatggccacaattggggctggaatctTGGTTGTTGagcgaagctgtcattaagtgagatggCATGTTACTGCTTCACTCAACGACCATAATAACactcccagttgcagttgttaagcaatctCATGGATCGTTAAGCAGACGGAGTCCCAGATAAGGAGCGTGGGATGCCTCTGGGGGGTGGGAGAGATGCTGGGAGGTCTGGTGCAGGCCGCGCGTGAGTGTCTCTCCGCTCAGGGGCTGAGGATCCTGCTTGGATCTCAGCTCCCGCTCGTCTCTGGGGGCTGTTTAAAGAGCTCCCTGCCAAAGGATTCCTGCTCCGTGCAAGCAGACATGAAAGGTTTAGCTAAATCCTTTGTGCCTGCTTGCACAGAGCAGGAATCTCGAAGGATTTCATCGACCCTCCAGAGGCACCCTGTGCTCCTTACCTTACCACACTGCCTGTCTGCTTGGGGGCTGAGAATCCTTCGGCAGGGAGCTCTTTAAACAAGAGCGAAGTGGGAGCCAagatccaagcaggattctcagCCCCTGAGTGGAGAGGCAGTGTGTAAGGTAAGGAGCGCAGGGTGCCTccgagggtgtgtgtgtgtgtgtgagaaatccTTTGAGATTCCTACTCCATGCAAGCAGGCACAAGGACTTAGCTAAACCTTTCATGCCTGCTTGCACAGACCAGTAttccttcagcagggagctctttaaacagcccccagagatgagagggagccgagatccaagcaggattctcagCCCCTGAGCGGAGAGGCAGTGCATAAGGTAAGGAGCACGAGGTGCCTCTGGGGGGCGTGAGTGAAATCCTTCAAGATTCCTGCTCTGTGCAAGCAGGCATGAAGAACTGAGAGGTACTCCTTTTGGCAGGCAGTAGCttgtaaccttccctgctggcttccccattgacttcttTGGGAAGCCAACAGAGAAGATTGCAGATGGCTATCACTTGATGGCAGGGCACTTGGCgaccagtcataagtgcgagcagGTTTTggagcacccagattgtgatcatgtgactgcaggggggtGGTGCGATGTTTTATGATggttggaagtgctttacaggccgtaaagcaccctttccaaggccgcCATAACTTGTACTACCTGTATTTCTGCTGTTAATCTTGATTCCTATTCTATTTCAATACAATctgcattttcaaaacatttcaCTCATTTCATACAAACACAGACAGGATTTCCTAATGCTAGTCCTAAAGTAGACCATACAAAAATCTAATGCAATACTTTTATTTCAGTGATAACTTATTCATGGCTTGAGGTTAGGTATCTATCAGGTCTGTGCAACAccttggatttgaaggcaaaacagTGCTTCGGAGCTTGTGGGGTGCACACAACACTGCCAACTCCTAAACAACTCCTTGCATCACAATTATAATTGCTCACTCTAACTTCTTCCTGCCACTGTGGTAACCAGTAATGTCAAAGAGCCATGGCTGCTTATCTACCATTGCCCTCTTGAACTTGCTGCCGCCTCTCCCTGgccaaattcattcattcattcattcattcctcaaatttatgtagccacccatctcatgaaaaagtgactctgggtggcgtacctTGCCAGTCCCCTGaggcccccaggcctgatggcataaccaggttttgaagGACATCTGGAAAATCAACACACTTGGCTGTGGCTACCCAGTGATAATGTGTTGTAATTCAATTGGGTGTGGAATTATTTTGTGCTCTCATAGATACCTGAATTCAAAGCATAACTATTTTACATGCCTTCAATCAATATGCATAAGAAAGGGTCACCTGATAAGTACAACCAGCAACTTTTGATTGAAGAACTGACAGgcttgcttcttttttatttcctttagttACAGATCTGGGACACAGCTGGTCAAGAAAGGTTTCGGACCATAACCCAGAGTTACTACAGAAGCGCCAATGGAGCTATTCTAGCCTATGACATTAGCAAGAGAGGCTCTTTCCAGTCCATTCCTCGCTGGATCGAGGATGTGAGGAAGTATGCAGGCTCCAACATAGTACAGTTGCTAATTGGTGAGTGTGGAAAAATCTATTTGGTaagccagaaataaaaagaattgtGCCTATGCATAATCAGTCAATAGCAGCTTGCGCAAAGGCATTTCTTTAtttccagaaataaaataatttctcccTCATTTCAGAGTGTATTGAATTACTGCCTAGTCATTAGCAAAGCAGGGAaatttttgccttcaaatctgtTGGGATCTGGTTCATGTTTATGCCATGCTGTAAATTTCCCACAGAGTATATAGGCGTTGAATAGCATGCATGATATTTGCATTCAGATGATTCAGAATGAAATAGTCTTGGCTCTTGGCCAAGATATATTAAATAAACTTTGAACAGTTTCATCTGTTAGGTATCTGTGTCCCTTCTGTTCAGGTTTCTGATCTAATGGCTGGCAGAAAGTGAACAAATACCATATAGAGATTCATTGTCATTAGTTCCAGTGATAATTAAATACGAAGTAAGTAATGTGATCCTGTTAATACAGGAATGCCTAGGCTGGAAGGGATATAAAACTCATTTCACGAAATTGAATTATTATGTTGAAATGCATGCTTTGTCAGCATCAAGGTGGGATAGAATTCTAAATCTGGTATCCAGAAGATTAACGTTACACTTTCCAGTGGCTCAGATTTCTTTATCCTTTCTCCACAGATATTTTGTCAGCTTCCActgttacctttttttttctcatctccaAGGTAACAGTGGTATCTCATCTCTAGGCTGGTTATTTGCATCACTTTTGGGGTCCTGCTGCTCTTCAAGCACAGCGTTATCTATCCCTGCTGTTGTCTTTTTCTGTAGACCTTCCAAACTGAACATTTTCCCTAACCTTcagaataacattttaaaaattaatcttatCAACAATTCCATTTTCTCCTAGGAAACAAGTCTGACCTAAGTGACCTTCGGGAGGTTCAACTAGAGGAGGCTCAGACTCTGGCTGAACACTATGAGATCATCTGTGCCATAGAGACTTCCGCAAAGGACTCCAGCAATGTAGAGGAAGCTTTTGTGAAAATGGCAACAGAGCTAATGATGAGACATGGAGGTCCTGTGTTCAGTGAGCAAAACACAGACAGCATCAAACTTGACAGCAAGGATGTTGTAGAAGGGTGGGGGTGTGGCTGCTGATAATATAATTTCTCTAATTGTTACTGGAATTTAGGGGAtgccttcccttctttctcctttgctctGGGTCTCTTCTATACAGACACTTTGCACAAGCCTAGTGTTTTTGTGGGTTAAGACATTAACATTtgcagcatgtttttaaaatatgaaggaaCGTTCTTGTATAGATCTGAAAGTGCGGCAGTCATTCTGTAGCAATTTCTACTAGATTTTTTTCGAGGAACTAGTGCAATTTGGCAGTAAGTTGCACAGAATGAAGCTACTAAAATATCTTCATATAAAATGGTCTGAGTACAAAACTGCTATTTTACTGTTCACTGACACCTCCAAAAGGGACCTTATCAACTTGGACAACATTAAATGCTTTTATGGCAGCCAAGTTTTCAGACTGCCTCTTTAAACTCTCCACATTccagaaaaaagaatttaaaattacATGGGGCGACGAAACACTTCGTAGCAGTGTTTCAAGTATGAAATAACAGATTTTCTGCATAGGAGAAAGCAACTCATTTAAAATGAGGAACCTcataaattatgaaattatgtTTTCCTGGATACTAATGTTGCTGGTGCAAACCATTTAAAACAagtatttttctcttgtttttttcagATAGAGAAAGCAGTAGGTGCAGGACTGAGCATTTGTATAATGCAtaggtgtttgttttgttttgtttcatattCACCTCAGAAGACTTGATCCTGAACACATTTCACTGGATGGTAGTTCTACAGGTTTCAGTGGAACTTTCTTGGAAGTAAATGCCTTTGAAAATGTATAGGGCTTACTTTAAATAGGCTGAAAATTATAAGTTAAAATAGATGTAGTTTATTTTGCACAGTTGTTATAGTCTCCTTAGTTAATACTGTAGATTGCTGATTCTCATCTTTATTAATTTCATTATGGTCAGCATTCTTCAGAGATCATTTGAATACTTTTCCTTTCAATCTTAGCCTCTTCTTTCATTGCTGCAGAGCATCTTACAAATTATCCCAtctagaggattttttttttcatttttaggtATTTTCAGCAATTACAGAATTGGCTGTTCTTGAACTTTCTCTGGTCAGTGGTATTAAGAAGCTGTTTGTTGATAGGTATATGCTAAATGTTGAATTATGTATAGGAGATTATTGGTCATTTTCCTAAATTGACCACTCATGGTATGGAGTTCTAAAAATCATACAATTGCTTTGTCAGATAGTGGCTCAGGAATTCTCATTATAAGGCACATTTGCTGATTTATAAGACACTTCTTTTATATAATAGGCCCTGTGCTTCCAACTGCTCCCTTCTTACCCATTCCTTCTGCCCCTGATTTCCTCCATTATGCTACAAACAATCTTCAAATTAGCTTCACACTATATTTTTCAGGACCAATCAACACTAGATATAAAAAGTCTGCACCTATTAGTCAAAAACTGCTGAACTATTTCTACTTAGTTAATTTAAGATAACTATCCTTGTTTACATTGGGCTAAATTTAGGCCAGTGGTTAAGAAGTGCAGATATTAGTAACAGTTGCCTTTTTTTAGCACCTTAAACTGGGAAATGAAGAGTGAGTATAATGACTGCAAGTCTTCCAAGTCACCTTTTCAGTGTCCAGCATATGGTATTTCTAAAGAACCCCATGCCCCTGTCCCAGAATCAAAGGCCACGTTTTAAAATGAAATCCTTGCAGTCAGTCATCTCAAAACGGGTTAGGCATGATGGTACTACTATGATCATGAATACCTCCCTGGATACCCATAGGCTTTCTGtcctgtctgatttttttttaagatttcttatttttaaaagattaaatgtGAAACTGGCATAATATGCGCTCAAAATTATGAATATACCCAATGAATTTGTCTACACTATTTTAGGAAAATACATGGCATTTTATTATTGGAAGGAAATTTATGAGTTCAGTTAGCAGAGATTAAGATAAGGCTAGTATCAGAGATAGTTTTTGTAGAATATCAGTatgaaaaagttaaaacatttgaacctgttttaatttttgcagtATAAAGTGTCTGTCTGTATAATTTAGCTTACTACTCCAATTTTGACTCCAATGATTATCATGatgaatgtttttattgtaatttcagaATAGTAGCTTTAAAGTTGAATATTCTACAAGGTGTAGACAAGAAAGGGGCCTTAATTTCAGTTAGATGTAGTTTTACAATTATGTTTACATAGAAAAGAGAGATGCCTGAGAGATGCTGCTTCTAAATACTATCTTGTACCATTTCTTCAGGTTTACTGTATCCAGCCTTTGATTCCTAAGCAGTAACTAACAGAAAACTCTAGTGATTACTAATAGAACATCGGCATTAAACAGAAATGTTTGACTGTGTACTGTGAATCCAATACTATAAGCATTACtattatataatttcattttacttCAGCTGAGTCCATGACAATGAAGGAACGAAGTGAAATTGAATAGAGACTGAGCATGTTTAATTGAACCAAGGCCAGGTCCTAAATTGATGTCTCTATATAGCAGCTTTTACATCAGGCATCAATACACTTTTCAGGCCATGGGCAACCCCTTTCCAAAATGCTGAAGTTTGGGCAAAATCCTGCACAAGATTCCAAAATCTTAgattttggcaactttaaaaaaaaatgttttttttaaattgggtttCAGAGGTGACATTTAGGGATTTGGTGGGTGCTATCTTTTAATCATTTCTGTATGAGTGAGGGCTGTTTAAGAATAGTCACTGCCATCTCTTATGCATATGGAGAAGGGCAAGATCGATTTTCCAGGAGTTCTTTTAATCTCCATGGAAGTTAGATGAGAGAGTATTACCCAACACAGTAAATAAAACCAAGTTAAAGGGAAAAGAACTAGATCACCTCCATTTCCATTTGGATATGTTTATTAAAGCACCAGCAAAAAGAAGTTTATTTTAAATCATCAGTTTCTCTTAAAAAACATGCAGCATAAATTAGGCATCAGTCATCATTTGCATTCTTAAGAATGGTTTTTCCAGAACAGGGAAGTCTGTGGGGTTTCAGCAGAGCAAGATCGTAGGAAGGTATAAAAAAGAATCCACAaaacatacatacgtacatatttCAGTGAAAACCAAAGAGGGAAATTCAAACTGACCAATCAATATCTGTGATGACATAACCATATGTtcattaggtgaatcctgcaTTTACTACATTTACTAGTCAGACACCCAGGGGGAAGGAAGTCAGCCTTGGATGGATAATAATGGACATTTTGGTATAGAAATGGTTAGGCATGTTCTTTCTTCAGAAACTTGCTGTGGCAGAAAGGGAGAAAAGCCCTGCTTGCCAGGGGCTGCAGAGATCTCTGCCTGTCAGTGATCTAAAGAATTGATGCTACGATATATTCAGGCCAATCTGATGTAATGGTGTgccaataattatttttttaaaaagaggatccTGTGAATGGGAACATTGTGGGGATTTtttgttatattatttatataaatacgTTCGAGTGTTATGTGAGCAGGCTCCTTTCAAACTGTTTTTACAGGATTATGGTTTGATAATCATTCCAAAAAGTAAGTGAGGGCGTGCATTTGTTTCAGAATTAACTTGCTTCCTCATATTGCTAATACACATCTTAGCAGCTAAGATTCTTTAGTATGTTATATTGTGATGTATACTGTTTGTTTATTCCCAGATTAGAAAAGATCTTTGCTCAAATTGATTCTTACGAGCTGTAAAGTTCAGTGCT
This window contains:
- the RAB43 gene encoding ras-related protein Rab-43 yields the protein MPGSPSAPPGPDPEEHYDFLFKLVLIGDASVGKTCLVQRFKTGAFSERQGNTIGVDFTMKSLEIQGKRVKLQIWDTAGQERFRTITQSYYRSANGAILAYDISKRGSFQSIPRWIEDVRKYAGSNIVQLLIGNKSDLSDLREVQLEEAQTLAEHYEIICAIETSAKDSSNVEEAFVKMATELMMRHGGPVFSEQNTDSIKLDSKDVVEGWGCGC